From a single Gadus morhua chromosome 3, gadMor3.0, whole genome shotgun sequence genomic region:
- the zgc:174863 gene encoding butyrophilin subfamily 2 member A2, with amino-acid sequence MASFGACLLSLTLICAIIAGTSEFVQLKCNDNNNGRFGQQSLLECILILSEEATDVQINRIIWKKNGAETALRLDYKRGSTLKSEPRFTLAQRYNIHFDVSMLVTNTLMADRGNYTCIVETNRGFCKSSAPRLRLSVPYSTPKINRSRNPNQNVAMTLSCTATGGYPEGKILWFDEYGTDWSPSSQQEAIKTTDGRLNLVSKLDLLSGSSFSTYTCAVHNNRGEREGETQYNVSDLDPQSVRHEGKTQKSDLASKIVIPVVIIGSVIIGLLIVRLLKPHCQSSHQALPTNNDCGYEDELQTKTKPEGEYSSCVTPQPSNTTLSCIFH; translated from the exons ATGGCCTCCTTTGGTGCGTGCTTACTGTCCCTGACCCTTATCTGCGCTATCATTGCTGGAACCTCCG AATTTGTGCAACTGAAGTGTAatgataacaacaatggacggTTCGGCCAACAGTCATTATTGGAGTGCATTCTGATTCTTTCAGAAGAGGCAACAGATGTACAGATAAATAGGATTATTTGGAAGAAAAATGGAGCCGAGACTGCTTTAAGATTAGATTATAAAAGAGGTTCTACCCTTAAATCTGAACCACGCTTTACATTGGCTCAGCGATATAACATCCACTTTGATGTCTCGATGCTGGTGACCAACACCCTGATGGCAGATCGTGGGAACTACACGTGCATAGTGGAGACCAATAGAGGCTTTTGTAAGAGCTCAGCCCCCCGCCTCCGCCTCTCAG TCCCATATAGCACTCCAAAGATCAACCGCAGTAGGAACCCTAACCAGAACGTCGCCATGACCCTTTCCTGCACCGCTACTGGCGGTTATCCAGAAGGGAAAATCCTTTGGTTTGACGAATATGGAACGGATTGGTCCCCCAGCTCCCAACAGGAAGCTATCAAGACCACAGATGGACGTTTGAACCTCGTCAGCAAGCTGGACCTGCTTTCAGGCTCTTCATTCTCCACGTACACATGTGCAGTCCACAATAACAGAGGAGAACGGGAAGGAGAGACCCAGTATAACGTTTCGGATCTAGACCCTCAGTCAGTCCGGCATGAAG GAAAAACACAAAAGTCAGATTTGGCATCCAAAATCGTCATCCCTGTGGTCATCATTGGATCTGTGATCATTGGGCTGCTGATAGTCCGTCTTCTAAAACCACACTGTCAAA GTTCCCATCAAGCACTCCCAACAAACAACGATTGTGGTTATGAAG ATGAACTTCAAACCAAAACCAAGCCTGAGGGAGAATACAGCAGCTGTGTAACACCCCAACCCTCAAAT ACGACTCTCAGCTGTATCTTCCACTGA